From Marivirga harenae, one genomic window encodes:
- a CDS encoding outer membrane beta-barrel protein, translating into MQGNKIIIVLLLFMTVSYHGFAQNNCVQNLRDARNAYDEGKLQDMPNLLSKCIENGFTDEEKVEALRFITLSYLFSEEQEKAEIAYLRLLKINPEYQVNEETDPTELIILSENYDTDPKFFYGLKLGSSYNFIEITEYYPMFDLAGRGTYEPPFGLGAGLFFQYPINDDFTANAEVHYNYRGSVLIRPTVTDEGGSGVPQTITENQQWLEVPLLINYKIPFVNKFLLEVTAGPSIHYLLSSNLSVNGIEEINNLDMIDFRNQFNASGLVGLRGNFKQLGRNYITVEALFQFRFLEEVDFNSPGRAQLDYDLLQAAYAENQYKGHAFILRFGFRFPRFNPELIK; encoded by the coding sequence ATGCAGGGGAATAAGATAATCATAGTGCTACTTTTATTTATGACCGTCTCCTATCATGGATTTGCTCAGAACAATTGTGTTCAAAATTTAAGGGACGCCAGAAACGCTTATGATGAAGGAAAGCTTCAAGATATGCCTAATTTGTTGTCAAAATGTATAGAAAATGGCTTTACAGATGAAGAGAAAGTGGAAGCCTTAAGGTTTATAACTTTATCTTATTTGTTCAGCGAAGAACAAGAAAAAGCGGAAATTGCCTACTTGCGACTTTTAAAAATTAATCCTGAATATCAAGTTAATGAGGAAACAGACCCTACTGAACTCATCATTTTATCTGAAAACTATGATACAGATCCAAAATTCTTTTATGGCTTAAAACTAGGTAGTAGTTATAATTTTATTGAAATCACTGAGTATTATCCGATGTTTGATCTAGCAGGTCGTGGCACTTATGAACCCCCATTTGGTTTAGGGGCGGGTTTATTTTTTCAATATCCAATTAATGATGATTTTACGGCCAATGCGGAAGTTCATTATAATTACAGGGGCTCTGTTTTAATTAGACCCACTGTAACGGACGAAGGAGGTAGTGGTGTACCTCAGACTATTACAGAAAATCAACAATGGCTTGAAGTGCCTTTATTGATAAATTATAAAATCCCATTTGTAAATAAGTTTTTGTTGGAAGTTACAGCAGGCCCATCTATCCATTACCTTTTATCATCCAATTTATCGGTTAACGGTATCGAAGAAATTAATAACTTGGATATGATTGACTTCAGAAATCAATTTAATGCAAGCGGCTTAGTGGGTTTGCGAGGAAATTTTAAGCAATTAGGTAGAAATTATATTACTGTTGAAGCGCTATTTCAATTTAGGTTTTTAGAGGAGGTAGATTTTAATAGTCCCGGCCGTGCACAACTGGATTATGATCTATTGCAAGCGGCTTATGCTGAAAATCAATATAAAGGACATGCATTCATTTTACGGTTTGGTTTTCGATTCCCTAGATTTAATCCTGAGTTAATCAAATGA